A part of Gemmatimonas groenlandica genomic DNA contains:
- a CDS encoding Gfo/Idh/MocA family protein — MKVAVIGLGNAGATLHLPALAAMRDIDVVGAVDLDTTRRDQAKTTFRVPVFASVEEMFATARPDVVCIGTPPGSHAALCLQSFSAGAHVLCEKPFVSSIAQADMVLAAARAAGRRIALNHEFREMPVFKAVRDAVSSGATGGLNFAQVWQQMDLPPWAEPGWRGGMRQRTLYEAGVHLVDFLMALFGERPRAVQAWTSTCGVREGESDAVALLTMEFSRGRLATVTQNRLAKGETQYFEVRADTDRASLRASFGGRARISAGLFRSTRPHVRVEYGIAGIAWQEVGTTRSMLARNPKDPRMVATRYVFERSLAAFRDGTEPPASGEVGRDVMTVIAAAYHSAAIGQRVAIDDALIAELRDVHLG, encoded by the coding sequence GTGAAAGTCGCCGTCATCGGATTGGGCAACGCCGGGGCCACGCTGCATCTGCCGGCGCTGGCTGCGATGCGCGACATCGACGTCGTGGGCGCGGTGGATCTCGACACCACCCGTCGCGATCAGGCGAAGACGACATTCCGTGTGCCGGTCTTCGCGAGTGTTGAGGAGATGTTCGCCACCGCGCGCCCCGACGTGGTGTGCATCGGCACGCCGCCGGGGTCGCACGCGGCGCTCTGCCTGCAGTCGTTCAGCGCGGGCGCGCACGTCCTGTGCGAGAAGCCGTTCGTGTCGAGTATCGCGCAGGCGGACATGGTCTTGGCGGCGGCTCGTGCGGCTGGTCGTCGCATTGCGCTCAATCACGAGTTCCGTGAGATGCCGGTGTTCAAGGCCGTGCGTGATGCCGTGAGCAGCGGCGCCACGGGGGGGCTCAATTTCGCGCAGGTGTGGCAACAGATGGATCTGCCGCCGTGGGCCGAACCCGGCTGGCGCGGCGGCATGCGGCAGCGCACGCTGTACGAGGCTGGTGTGCACCTCGTCGATTTCCTCATGGCGCTGTTCGGGGAGCGTCCGCGCGCGGTGCAGGCATGGACCTCTACCTGCGGCGTGCGCGAGGGCGAGTCAGATGCCGTGGCACTGCTCACCATGGAGTTCAGTCGTGGGCGTCTGGCCACGGTCACGCAGAACCGCCTGGCCAAAGGGGAAACGCAATACTTCGAGGTGCGCGCCGACACCGACCGCGCGTCACTACGCGCGTCATTCGGCGGCCGTGCCCGCATTTCCGCCGGATTGTTTCGCAGCACGCGCCCGCATGTTCGTGTGGAATACGGCATCGCCGGCATCGCCTGGCAGGAAGTGGGCACCACGCGCTCCATGCTGGCGCGCAACCCGAAGGACCCGAGAATGGTGGCGACGCGATACGTGTTCGAGCGCTCGCTCGCGGCGTTCCGCGATGGCACCGAGCCACCGGCCAGCGGTGAGGTGGGCCGCGACGTGATGACGGTCATCGCCGCGGCGTACCACTCGGCCGCGATCGGGCAGCGGGTCGCGATCGACGACGCTCTGATTGCGGAGTTGCGCGATGTGCATCTCGGGTAA
- a CDS encoding polysaccharide deacetylase family protein, whose amino-acid sequence MTDAAVPILTYHSLDDSGSVISTSPGVFRAQMELMARRGYRVIALRELLDAWDRAEPVAPNTVVLTFDDATENLLPHALPVLSALQFRATIFAVSGKLGGVNDWPGQAPGIPRLPLLSRSGLAECIAAGCEIGAHTATHVRLDTLSPSAWSAEVVVCREALESTLGVSVTSFAYPFGHSNAAVRATVAQHYRAAVGTQLRVAAATDDRYGLPRVEMYYWRSPSVFPLFGHRAGDWYLRVRAAARAVRAVAPLLDAVVHRGIGR is encoded by the coding sequence GTGACCGACGCGGCGGTCCCGATTCTCACGTATCACTCGTTGGACGACTCGGGGTCGGTGATCTCGACGTCACCGGGAGTGTTTCGCGCGCAGATGGAGCTGATGGCGCGCCGTGGGTACCGGGTGATCGCGTTGCGCGAACTGCTCGATGCGTGGGACCGCGCCGAGCCGGTGGCGCCGAACACCGTGGTGCTCACATTCGACGACGCCACCGAGAATCTGTTGCCGCACGCGCTGCCGGTACTTTCGGCGCTGCAGTTCCGCGCGACGATCTTTGCGGTGAGCGGAAAGCTGGGCGGTGTGAACGACTGGCCGGGCCAAGCGCCTGGCATTCCCCGCTTGCCGCTGTTGTCGCGCAGCGGACTGGCCGAGTGTATCGCGGCGGGCTGTGAAATCGGCGCCCACACGGCCACTCACGTCCGACTCGACACGCTCTCGCCGTCAGCGTGGTCCGCGGAGGTCGTGGTCTGTCGCGAGGCGTTGGAGTCGACGCTCGGTGTATCGGTCACGTCGTTCGCGTATCCGTTCGGTCACTCGAACGCGGCCGTGCGCGCGACGGTCGCACAACACTACCGCGCGGCGGTCGGTACGCAGTTGCGGGTGGCGGCGGCCACCGACGATCGGTACGGGCTGCCGCGGGTGGAGATGTACTACTGGCGGAGTCCGTCGGTCTTTCCGCTGTTCGGGCATCGTGCCGGCGACTGGTATCTGCGGGTGCGCGCGGCGGCCCGCGCCGTGCGCGCGGTGGCCCCACTGCTCGATGCAGTGGTGCACCGGGGGATCGGTCGCTGA
- a CDS encoding Gfo/Idh/MocA family protein → MSHAPIGALIVGAGLMGRAHAHAITASGGVVVGVVDPDPLRASALAGTSGRVPVFADVASALQATTPTVVHVCTPLPTHRAVIEAALHADCHVIGEKPLTATAPEAEALCALAAARGRHLVPVHQFPFQQGVGDLLAKHDALGTIVHVELTIASAGASGPRDADDVVAEILPHCLSLTQVLLPTSHGDASHGDASHGDASLNGLPWQVTRVSPGEWRITAHANTASIAYLISMSARPTCAELRVFGTTASAVVDLFHGYSVIDTGAVTRASKAARPFRVAGRSMVAASANLARRGLRAESAYPGLQALVHRAYLAFAGRGDVPISPRTLLDVARARDRLIALSGWTAP, encoded by the coding sequence ATGAGTCACGCACCGATCGGCGCGCTGATCGTCGGAGCCGGCCTGATGGGTCGTGCTCATGCGCACGCCATCACGGCGAGCGGCGGGGTAGTGGTGGGTGTGGTCGACCCCGATCCATTGCGTGCCAGCGCACTCGCTGGCACCTCTGGCCGCGTGCCAGTGTTCGCGGACGTGGCCTCGGCGCTGCAGGCCACGACGCCCACGGTGGTGCACGTGTGCACGCCGCTGCCCACGCACCGTGCAGTGATCGAAGCGGCCTTGCACGCCGACTGTCATGTGATCGGTGAGAAGCCGCTCACGGCCACGGCACCCGAAGCGGAGGCGCTCTGTGCGCTCGCGGCCGCCCGCGGCCGTCATCTGGTGCCGGTGCATCAGTTTCCGTTCCAGCAGGGAGTGGGCGATCTGCTGGCGAAGCACGACGCGCTGGGCACCATCGTCCACGTCGAACTCACGATAGCATCCGCTGGCGCCAGCGGCCCGCGCGACGCCGACGATGTCGTGGCGGAGATTCTGCCGCACTGTCTGTCCCTGACGCAGGTGCTGTTGCCGACGTCGCACGGCGATGCCTCGCATGGCGATGCCTCGCATGGCGATGCGTCGCTCAACGGTTTGCCGTGGCAGGTCACGCGCGTGAGCCCCGGTGAATGGCGCATCACCGCACACGCGAACACCGCGTCGATCGCGTACCTCATCTCCATGTCGGCGCGGCCGACGTGCGCGGAACTGCGGGTGTTCGGCACCACGGCCTCGGCGGTGGTCGATCTGTTCCACGGCTACTCGGTGATCGACACCGGCGCGGTGACCCGCGCTTCAAAGGCGGCGCGTCCGTTTCGCGTGGCTGGCCGCTCGATGGTGGCGGCTTCGGCGAATCTGGCACGGCGCGGACTGCGCGCCGAGTCAGCGTATCCGGGGCTGCAGGCGCTCGTGCATCGGGCGTATCTCGCCTTCGCGGGCCGCGGCGACGTGCCCATTTCGCCGCGCACTCTGCTCGACGTGGCCCGTGCGCGCGACCGGCTGATTGCGCTCAGCGGCTGGACCGCTCCGTGA
- a CDS encoding glycosyltransferase family 4 protein: MKIGIDACTWVNRRGYGRFTRGLVQAMVNACPQHDFTLVVDSTMARDASFPARTHLHVVQTSERQATAASADGSRRPADLLRMGRAIGALDVDVFLFPTSFSYVPVFGRTPVVTVFHDATAEMHPALIFPRAVPRLLWTIKSHLARRQSRRIVTVSENARAQIAHVFGMPVGEIDVVSEGADPIFQPVSDSAAEATNVRAQYGLPSEGALLLYVGGLSPHKNIDGLLRAVAALPPSLSPWHLAIVGDVANDTFLTCAHALQAQARAPGLAGRVTFTGFVPDDQLAALYRASTVLVLPSFSEGFGLPVLEAMACGVPVAVSNRFSLPEIVGDAGVLFDPDSAPDMTQALSRVLGNEDLRAMMRAKGLQRADAYSWRRGAERMAQLLERVVAPSGAAA, translated from the coding sequence ATGAAGATCGGCATCGACGCCTGTACCTGGGTGAACCGTCGTGGCTACGGTCGCTTTACGCGCGGGCTCGTGCAGGCCATGGTGAACGCGTGTCCGCAACACGACTTCACGCTGGTGGTGGATAGCACGATGGCGCGCGATGCGTCCTTCCCGGCGCGGACCCATCTGCACGTGGTGCAGACCTCCGAACGTCAGGCCACGGCGGCGTCGGCCGATGGCTCCCGTCGGCCGGCCGATCTGTTGCGCATGGGGCGCGCGATCGGTGCGCTCGACGTGGACGTCTTTCTCTTTCCCACCTCGTTCTCGTACGTGCCCGTGTTCGGGCGGACCCCGGTGGTCACGGTGTTTCACGATGCCACGGCCGAGATGCATCCGGCGTTGATCTTCCCGCGCGCCGTGCCACGGCTGCTGTGGACGATCAAATCGCACCTCGCCCGCCGGCAGTCGCGGCGCATCGTAACCGTGTCGGAGAATGCCCGCGCCCAGATCGCCCACGTGTTCGGCATGCCGGTCGGCGAGATCGATGTGGTCAGCGAAGGGGCCGATCCGATCTTTCAGCCCGTCTCCGACTCCGCCGCCGAAGCCACAAACGTGCGCGCGCAATACGGGCTGCCGTCGGAGGGCGCCCTGTTGCTGTACGTGGGCGGATTGAGCCCGCACAAGAACATCGACGGCCTGCTGCGCGCGGTCGCCGCGCTGCCGCCTTCGCTATCGCCTTGGCATCTGGCCATCGTTGGGGACGTGGCGAACGACACATTCCTCACCTGCGCGCACGCGTTGCAGGCACAGGCGCGTGCGCCTGGTCTTGCCGGCCGCGTCACGTTCACCGGCTTCGTGCCAGACGACCAGCTCGCGGCACTCTATCGCGCGTCCACGGTGCTGGTGTTGCCGTCGTTCAGCGAGGGATTCGGGTTGCCCGTGCTCGAGGCCATGGCGTGCGGTGTCCCGGTGGCGGTGAGCAACCGCTTCTCGCTGCCGGAAATCGTGGGCGATGCCGGTGTGCTCTTCGATCCGGACTCCGCGCCCGACATGACGCAGGCGCTCTCGCGCGTGCTCGGCAATGAAGACCTGCGCGCCATGATGCGTGCCAAGGGATTGCAGCGCGCGGATGCCTATTCGTGGCGCCGCGGGGCGGAGCGCATGGCGCAGTTGCTGGAGCGTGTCGTCGCGCCATCGGGAGCGGCCGCATGA
- a CDS encoding flippase, translated as MADVASRGLAFLGTLLIVRAFADEAFGQIGVATTVVTYALQASTCGLDVFAVRHGARHPDQIGATASSVMAMRGALGLAAYTVLLVVCWALPALRPILPLVALFGLTVFTGALSLTWVPQALQQTRVLATANLSIGALYFLGVLLITRTGGPLWSLPMAQVAAEALVAVGLFRWLRGRAERLVAPWPVAEWGRVLRESAPIGASWLLRTVALGSDLVLLRLLLVGDAQIGWYNGAWRLFGLMMGLSAVYFTILFPRLSRRAAESPAAFRAEALGSLARVMPLALAGAVGVAVLAPWALGLLFSPSFAGAAMALRILGAAALVNVVNNHFRYMLLATNRQRVDLRNTMLSTGAHVTLKLALIPIAGIEGAALGTLGGELAVLALGSWATRADFRRRGAS; from the coding sequence TTGGCCGATGTCGCGTCGCGGGGCCTCGCTTTTCTGGGCACGTTGCTGATCGTACGCGCCTTCGCAGACGAAGCGTTCGGCCAGATCGGCGTGGCGACGACGGTGGTCACCTACGCGCTGCAGGCGAGTACCTGCGGGCTCGATGTGTTCGCGGTGCGTCACGGGGCGCGTCATCCCGACCAGATCGGCGCGACGGCGAGCTCCGTGATGGCGATGCGTGGTGCCTTGGGGCTGGCGGCGTACACGGTCCTGCTGGTGGTGTGCTGGGCGCTGCCGGCGCTGCGTCCGATCCTGCCGTTGGTGGCGCTGTTCGGTCTTACGGTCTTCACCGGTGCGCTGTCGCTCACGTGGGTGCCGCAGGCGCTGCAACAGACCCGAGTGTTGGCCACAGCGAATCTTTCCATCGGTGCGCTGTACTTCCTGGGCGTGTTGCTTATCACGCGGACAGGCGGGCCGCTGTGGAGCCTTCCGATGGCACAGGTGGCAGCTGAAGCGCTGGTGGCGGTGGGACTCTTCCGGTGGCTGCGGGGGCGTGCCGAACGACTGGTGGCGCCATGGCCGGTGGCGGAGTGGGGGCGTGTGCTGCGCGAGTCGGCGCCGATCGGCGCGTCGTGGCTGCTGCGAACCGTCGCCCTGGGCTCCGATCTCGTACTGTTGCGCCTGCTGTTGGTCGGCGACGCCCAGATCGGCTGGTATAACGGCGCCTGGCGCCTGTTTGGGCTGATGATGGGACTGAGCGCCGTGTACTTCACTATTCTCTTTCCGCGCCTCTCGCGACGGGCGGCCGAATCGCCGGCCGCGTTCCGCGCGGAAGCGCTCGGATCGCTGGCCCGCGTGATGCCGCTGGCGCTGGCGGGAGCGGTTGGCGTGGCGGTGTTGGCGCCGTGGGCACTCGGCCTCCTCTTCTCACCCTCCTTCGCCGGCGCGGCGATGGCGCTCCGCATTCTGGGTGCGGCAGCACTCGTAAATGTGGTGAACAACCATTTCCGCTATATGCTGCTGGCCACCAACCGCCAGCGGGTGGATTTGCGCAATACGATGCTGTCGACGGGCGCTCACGTGACGTTGAAGCTGGCGCTGATCCCTATCGCCGGGATCGAGGGGGCGGCGCTGGGTACCCTCGGGGGTGAACTGGCGGTGCTGGCGCTCGGCAGCTGGGCCACGCGCGCTGACTTCCGTCGCCGGGGCGCGTCCTGA
- a CDS encoding glycosyltransferase translates to MTPRRFCFVTTFYPPYHFGGDGVFVYRLAEALAARGHRVDVIHSIDAYRAKVDAEPSVAFTDHPNVRRIGLQSAHPRWSALQVHQSGHPLPYAAQLEAHFAANAYDVIHYHNVSLMGAPSILRMGTAVKFYTTHEYWLVCPTHVLFKNDREACTSRACLSCTLRSHRPPQWWRATSQLADSLESVDAVLTPSRFARDRHASDGITKPLTLLPHFVPVPTDAELAVSSPSVRPYFLYVGRLERLKGVQDLLTIFSTYRDADLLIVGSGESEASLRAAAQSMPHVHFLDTVHPSALDSYIQQAIALLVPSLCYETFALSAAEAMAYGTPVIGRRIGAVQELLEISGGGLTFETLAECRAAMERMRLEPEVRAAFGDAGRAFAQREWTIEVHLARYEALVESHLETRAARRP, encoded by the coding sequence ATGACACCGCGTCGCTTCTGCTTCGTCACCACGTTCTATCCGCCGTATCACTTCGGCGGAGACGGCGTGTTCGTGTACCGGCTGGCCGAGGCGCTGGCCGCGCGCGGGCATCGGGTGGATGTGATTCACTCCATCGACGCGTATCGCGCGAAGGTGGACGCCGAACCGTCGGTGGCGTTCACTGACCATCCCAACGTACGTCGTATCGGCCTGCAGTCGGCGCACCCGCGCTGGTCGGCGCTCCAGGTGCATCAGTCGGGACATCCGCTGCCGTACGCGGCACAGCTCGAAGCGCACTTCGCCGCGAACGCGTACGATGTGATTCACTACCACAACGTGTCGCTCATGGGCGCGCCCTCGATCTTGCGCATGGGTACGGCGGTGAAGTTCTACACTACGCACGAGTACTGGCTCGTGTGTCCCACGCACGTGCTGTTCAAGAACGATCGCGAGGCGTGCACGTCGCGGGCGTGTCTCAGCTGCACGCTGCGCAGCCATCGTCCACCGCAGTGGTGGCGCGCCACCTCGCAGCTGGCGGACAGTCTGGAGTCGGTCGATGCGGTCCTCACGCCCAGCCGGTTCGCGCGCGACCGGCACGCGAGTGATGGCATCACCAAGCCGCTCACGCTGCTGCCGCACTTCGTGCCGGTGCCGACGGATGCCGAACTGGCGGTGTCGTCGCCGTCGGTGCGGCCGTATTTCCTGTATGTCGGTCGACTCGAGCGACTGAAGGGCGTGCAGGATCTGCTCACGATCTTTTCGACCTATCGCGACGCCGACCTGCTCATCGTGGGTTCGGGCGAGAGCGAAGCGTCATTGCGCGCCGCCGCGCAATCGATGCCGCACGTGCACTTCCTCGACACCGTGCATCCGTCGGCACTCGACAGCTACATCCAGCAGGCGATCGCCCTGCTGGTGCCGTCGTTGTGTTATGAAACCTTCGCGCTGAGCGCGGCCGAGGCGATGGCCTACGGCACGCCGGTGATCGGGCGGCGTATCGGTGCGGTGCAGGAGCTGCTCGAGATTTCGGGTGGTGGGCTTACGTTCGAGACGCTTGCCGAGTGCCGCGCCGCCATGGAACGGATGCGGCTCGAGCCCGAGGTCCGCGCCGCGTTCGGCGATGCCGGTCGGGCGTTCGCGCAGCGCGAGTGGACGATCGAGGTGCATCTCGCGCGCTACGAGGCGCTGGTGGAGTCGCATCTGGAGACGCGCGCCGCGAGGCGGCCGTGA
- a CDS encoding glycosyltransferase family 39 protein encodes MTDATRQAWPRSRWLLLVTAIGVALTAALMPHAWYDALPRQAELPPPPISGVTLLRVVLLVQAAVMLMVVAFDWRFVRLAATSRLAGHAARDEPGDLTPRAGAIGLTVITLLALALRLYHLDRDLWLDEISPILDYASLSVPQIVGSYLRSNNHLLNTLLLKEMIALFGEQAWSVRLPAVAFGVAGVPALYWCARLALSRRASLGAALLLAVSYHHLFFSQNARGYTAYLCLALLSTRALVNGLRDDRLRDWLLYVAATVLGFAALLNTAFVLAAQGLVALAVVWRVYRAGGPAMPLLRRVLVVCSIAGFLSAELYAVAMPEVYVVITNVYKTQSTGFLLFSWEFVREVLRGVSAGFGSGGIGAGALLAAVPFLLVAGAGALAVLKRAWVLALGLALPGLLTLAFLLVRGLTISPRFFLLWLPLAVLTAVVAIDDGAGWIWRSRPKRAALVGGAAVALLAMLSAASLARYYATPKQPYRAALAYVERERKPDDRVVVVYLAELGMRYYGARAGAPLEQRYRFVRTVPALDSALARRGAGRVWLVVTFERALQMDLPELNARVRSGWTLQQTFDGTVGDGGISVWRERDAAATSGSAP; translated from the coding sequence GTGACCGACGCGACACGGCAGGCGTGGCCGCGGTCGCGTTGGCTGCTGCTGGTTACCGCGATCGGCGTCGCATTGACGGCAGCGCTGATGCCGCATGCGTGGTATGACGCGCTGCCGCGACAGGCAGAACTACCCCCGCCGCCCATCAGTGGGGTGACGTTGCTGCGCGTCGTGCTGCTGGTACAGGCCGCGGTGATGTTGATGGTGGTCGCCTTCGACTGGCGGTTCGTGCGACTGGCGGCGACTTCACGACTGGCGGGTCATGCGGCGCGCGATGAACCGGGCGACCTCACGCCGCGGGCGGGGGCCATCGGTCTCACGGTCATCACGCTGCTCGCCTTGGCGCTGCGCCTGTATCACCTCGACCGTGATCTCTGGCTCGACGAAATCTCGCCGATCCTCGACTACGCGTCGCTGTCGGTACCGCAGATCGTCGGCAGCTACCTGCGGTCGAACAATCACCTGTTGAACACGCTGCTCCTGAAGGAGATGATCGCGCTGTTCGGCGAACAGGCGTGGTCGGTGCGCTTGCCGGCCGTCGCGTTCGGCGTGGCCGGTGTGCCGGCGCTGTACTGGTGCGCGCGACTGGCCCTCTCGCGGCGCGCCTCTCTGGGGGCGGCGCTGTTGCTGGCGGTGTCGTATCACCATCTGTTCTTCTCGCAGAATGCCCGCGGCTACACTGCCTACCTGTGTCTGGCGCTGCTCAGCACGCGGGCCTTGGTGAATGGACTGCGCGACGATCGCCTGCGCGACTGGCTGTTGTATGTGGCGGCCACCGTGCTGGGCTTTGCCGCGCTGCTCAATACGGCGTTCGTGCTGGCCGCGCAGGGGTTGGTGGCTCTGGCGGTCGTGTGGCGCGTCTACCGGGCGGGCGGCCCGGCGATGCCGCTATTGCGTCGCGTCCTGGTGGTATGCTCGATCGCCGGGTTTCTGAGCGCCGAACTGTATGCGGTCGCCATGCCCGAAGTGTACGTGGTGATTACGAACGTCTACAAAACGCAGAGCACTGGCTTTCTGCTCTTTTCGTGGGAGTTCGTGCGCGAAGTGCTGCGCGGCGTGAGTGCGGGGTTCGGGTCGGGCGGCATCGGCGCCGGTGCGCTGCTGGCGGCAGTGCCGTTCCTGCTGGTGGCTGGGGCCGGCGCGCTGGCGGTCCTGAAGCGGGCGTGGGTGCTGGCCCTCGGCCTCGCGCTGCCGGGTCTCCTCACGCTCGCCTTTCTGCTGGTGCGCGGCCTCACGATCTCGCCGCGCTTCTTTCTGCTCTGGCTTCCGCTAGCGGTGCTCACGGCCGTGGTGGCGATCGACGACGGTGCCGGCTGGATCTGGCGATCGCGGCCGAAGCGGGCCGCCCTGGTCGGCGGCGCCGCCGTGGCGCTGCTGGCCATGTTGTCGGCCGCTTCCTTGGCGCGGTATTATGCGACACCCAAGCAGCCGTATCGCGCGGCGTTGGCCTACGTGGAGCGGGAGCGAAAGCCCGACGACCGCGTGGTGGTGGTGTATCTCGCCGAACTGGGGATGCGGTACTACGGCGCGCGCGCCGGTGCGCCTCTCGAGCAGCGATACCGATTCGTGCGCACCGTGCCCGCGCTCGATAGTGCCCTGGCACGGCGCGGTGCCGGACGAGTGTGGTTGGTTGTCACCTTTGAACGAGCGTTGCAGATGGACCTCCCGGAACTGAACGCGCGCGTGCGCTCCGGCTGGACGCTGCAACAGACGTTCGACGGCACCGTCGGCGACGGCGGGATCAGCGTGTGGCGCGAACGGGACGCTGCCGCCACATCGGGCAGCGCGCCATGA